In Ostrea edulis chromosome 10, xbOstEdul1.1, whole genome shotgun sequence, one genomic interval encodes:
- the LOC125666627 gene encoding uncharacterized protein LOC125666627 gives MTELKQIMSDLKSILKSNNVSLTSTYKSRNSEFRTLPPKVRVTVPSFTPQKINKDQLNQIVCSLLSLSVNTEEHGDTVKSAEAASPPPVKPLLDDPRLTATIDTGYDYLFSVSCVSEEQVWTCGDCNIMKLLNLQGKLLTSIQTESGDEPWDIAVTRDGDLVYTDNYNKTVNLVKNEQIHTMIRLQMWKPLYVCSTFSDDLLVAMESDDRKQSKVVRYSGSTETQTIQFDDKGRPLYLPGYNTKYISENRNLDICVADCRAKAVVVVNQSGKLRFRYTGHPSNTKQSFDPVGITTDSQSHILTADIDNHRIHILDQDGQFLRYIQNCDLCTPWGLCVDIRDNLFVAEHVTAKVKKIKYL, from the coding sequence ATGACtgaactcaaacagatcatgtctgacttgaaatcaatcctaaaatcaaataacgtctccttaacctctacctacaaatctaggaattccgaatttagaacattaccgcctaaagtccgagttACAGTACCCAGTTTTactcctcagaaaataaacaaagatcagcttAATCAAATAGTTTGTTCTCTGCTATCATTATCTGTTAACACAGAAGAACATGGCGACACagtgaagtcagcagaagctgcaTCGCCTCccccagtcaaaccactgcttgatgaccCGCGTCTtaccgccaccatagacactgggtatgaCTATCTATTCAGTGTTAGCTGTGTCAGTGAAGAACAAGTCTGGACATGTGGGGATTGCAACATCATGAAGCTCCTCAACCTTCagggtaaactactgacatcaatacaaaccgaGTCAGGGGACGAACCAtgggacatagcagtgacacgggacggagatcttgtttatactgataATTACAATAAAACTGTAAACCTAGTGAAGAATGAACAGATACATACCATGATCAGACTACAGATGTGGAAACCGCTCTATGTCTGCAGTACCTTCTCTGATGATCTCCTGGTTGCCATGGAGAGTGACGATAGAAAACAATCCAAAGTTGTGCGTTACTCTGGCTCCACAGAGACACAAACTATTCAGTTTGATGATAAGGGTCGACCTCTCTATTTACCTGGTTATAACACTAAATACATCAGTGAaaacaggaacctggatatctgtgtggctgactgtAGAGCTAAAGCAGTCGTGGTGGTCAATCAATCAGGAAAACTtagatttagatacactggtcatccctctaataccaagcaatcatttgatccagtcggcatcactacagacagccagagtcacatcctgacagcagacattgacaatcaccgtatccacatcctagatcaggacggtcaattcctccgttacattcaaaACTGTGATTTATGCACTCCatggggtttatgtgtggacatcagagacaacctctttgtggctgagcatgttactgctaaagtgaagaaaatcaaatatctataa